The DNA segment GCACGGTGAGTACGCCACCGGTGTTTTCCAGATCCAGATCCAGGTCGCTGTCATCGAATGCGTCTTCCACGCGCTCCTGGGCTTCATCGACCAGGTCGTGGAATCGGGCTTCGCTCAAACTCATCGGGGTTTACCTCAAGGCATGGGGGTAACGGGGGGGCGACGGTACTCGCCGAGACGCTGTCCGGTCCAGCGGCGGAAAGCACGAGCCAGTGAGCCGGGCTCGCTGAACCCGACCAGCAAGGCGATGTCCGCCAGCTGGCTGAAGGATAACCCGGCCTCGCGCCACCAGACCCTGCAGATAGGCGACCGAGACCGAGCCGGCAAGGGCTGCGGCGTTGTCCATGGGTTCTCCTTTTTCAGCCGCCAATGCTAGCCCGGCGCACGCCCGCAAGCCACGCCAGACGGGAATTCCGGCGAATAGGCAAGGCGTCGGGGGGTCGGTATACTCCGGAACAATTCACGTTTTCTGCAAGGATTCCGTCATGAAGCGACTCCACGCCCCCTTCGTCGCGCTGCTCGCTGTTGCCTGCCTGCTGGCCGGCTGCGGCCAGAAAGGCCCGCTGTACATGCCTGACGACGAAAAAGCAGCGAAAGAACACCAGAAAGACGTGTACATCCGCTGATCGGGGGAGCCTCCATGGACGCTTTCACTTACCGCGGCGGCGAGCTGTTCGCGGAAGGCGTAGCGCTGTCCGATATCGCCGCTCGCTTCGGCACGCCGACCTACGTCTATTCCCGAGCGGCCATCGAGGCCGGCTACAACGCCTATGCCAACGCCCTGGCGGGTACGCCGGGGATGGTCTGCTACGCGGTCAAGGCCAACTCCAACCTCGGCGTGCTGAACCTGCTGGCGCGCCTTGGCGCAGGCTTCGACATCGTATCCAGCGGTGAACTGGAGCGGGTCCTGGCTGCCGGTGGCGCGCCCGAGCGCATCGTCTTCTCCGGTGTCGGCAAGACTCGCGACGACATGCGCCGAGCGCTGGAAGCCGGCGTGCACTGCTTCAACGTCGAGTCGCGCAACGAGCTGGAACGCCTGCAGAACGTGGCCGCGGCCATGGAGGTGAAGGCACCGGTATCGCTGCGGGTCAACCCGGACGTGGATGCCGGCACCCACCCGTATATCGCCACGGGCCTGAAGGAAAACAAGTTCGGCATTTCCATAGACGAAGCCGAAGCCGTCTATGCCCAGGCCGCCAGCCTGCCGAACCTCGAGGTGATCGGCGTCGACTGCCATATCGGCTCCCAGCTCACCAGCATGGAGCCCTTCCTCGACGCTCTTGACCGCCTCCTGGAACTGATCGACCGCCTGAGCGCCCGCGGCATCGCCATTCGCCACCTGGACCTCGGTGGCGGCCTCGGCGTGCGCTACCGCGACGAGCAACCGCCGCTGCCTGGCGACTACATCCAGGCTATTCGCCAGCGCGTCCAGGGCCGCAACCTGGAGCTGCTGTTCGAGCCCGGTCGCTCCATCGTCGCCAACGCCGGCGTTCTGCT comes from the Pseudomonas sp. TCU-HL1 genome and includes:
- the lptM gene encoding LPS translocon maturation chaperone LptM — protein: MKRLHAPFVALLAVACLLAGCGQKGPLYMPDDEKAAKEHQKDVYIR
- the lysA gene encoding diaminopimelate decarboxylase → MDAFTYRGGELFAEGVALSDIAARFGTPTYVYSRAAIEAGYNAYANALAGTPGMVCYAVKANSNLGVLNLLARLGAGFDIVSSGELERVLAAGGAPERIVFSGVGKTRDDMRRALEAGVHCFNVESRNELERLQNVAAAMEVKAPVSLRVNPDVDAGTHPYIATGLKENKFGISIDEAEAVYAQAASLPNLEVIGVDCHIGSQLTSMEPFLDALDRLLELIDRLSARGIAIRHLDLGGGLGVRYRDEQPPLPGDYIQAIRQRVQGRNLELLFEPGRSIVANAGVLLTQVEYLKHTEHKDFAVIDAAMNDLIRPALYEAWMDVVPVAPHAGIERTYDLVGPICETGDFLARERNLVLAEGDLLAVRSAGAYGFVMSSNYNTRGRAAEVLVDGEQAFEVRRRETIEDLYAGESLLPQ